Genomic segment of Sphingopyxis lindanitolerans:
GGGCTTGCCGCGACCGATCGTCGCGACCGGGGTGCCGCGCGGCGAAATGGCGATCGTGTCGATGTTGAGCGCGACGATGATGTCGGCGAGCGGCACCACCGGATGGTCGGCGAACCAGCGCGCGCCGAGCAGCCCCTTTTCCTCCGACGTCGTCGCCATGAAATATATGTCGCGGTCGGGCCGTGCGCCGCCCGCGAGCCGCTTCGCGACTTCGATCAGCACCGCGATGCCGCTCGCATTGTCGATCGCGCCGTTACAGATGCGGTCTTTCGGATCGTCGGGCGCGCAGATGCCGAGGTGATCCCAGTGGCCGAGGAACAGCACCGCCTTGCCGTCGGGCTTCGCGCCGGGCAGCTTCGCGATGATATTGTTGCTTTCATAGGAGCGCACGGTCGCGGTGGCGCGGATATCGGCGGTCGCAGACAACGCCGCCCCGCGATAATCGCCCGCCTGCGCCGCCTCGCGCAACGCGGCGCCATTCTGTCCGGCTTTCCGGAAAAGCGTGTCGGCCGCTGCGGGCGACAGGAAGCCGGTGACCGGGGCGCCGGATTTCGCCGACGCCAGCCGCGTCACCTTGCCGCCCGCCGCGTCGCGAAGCTGCGGCCAGGGCACCGCGTCGGTCGCGATGACGAGCACGCCCGCCGCCCCCGCATCGGCGAGCATCTGCCGCCGCTCGCGATAGCGCGGCAATGTGTCGCCGAACGGCGCGCTGTCGAAGAGCATGATCGCGAGCTTGCCCTTGACGTCGGCGTTGACCCTGCCCGCTCCGTCGACCCCATAGCCGACGAAGACGACCGGCACGCCCGCCAGCGACACCGATGCGTCGCGGCCGGTCAGGACAATACCGTCGGCGTCGAACGCCAATTCGCCACCGCCGACCCTGAACGTCGCGGTTCCGCCGGTTGCCTGCGTCTCGATCAGCGGCACGCCCTGGAGCCAGGGGGTGGCGCTGCCCGGAACGGGTTCGAGCCCTGCCTTTGCCCATTCGCCGACGACATAGGCGATGGTGCGATCCTCGCCCTCGGTCCCCGGACCGCGCCCCTCGAAAGCGTCGCTGGACAGAATACGGATATGGTCCGCGAGTTCAGCTTCGGTGACCGGCGCGTCGGCATCCTTCGCATAGGTTGCGGGCGCGATGGCGATCAGGGTGGCGGCCGCGATGACGGCCCGGAATGGGAGGATTTTCATGGGCTCGCCGCATGGCATGGCCGGGATGGGCAGGCAAGGCGCGTTCGTCGGACAACGGACGGCGAGCGAAGCAGGTGCCGGATGGGTTTCGCGCAGAGGCGCAGAGAGTGCAGAGATTGAAAAATCAACCGTGTCCCCGCGAAGGCGGGGGAACAGGATGATGTAATTTCTCTGCGCTCTCTGCGCCTCTGCGCGAATCCTACTATTTTCTTCCCGCCCGCTCTAGCAGCGCGCGCGCCGCGGCGACGTGCATGTCCTCGATCATCCGCCCCTCGTGCCGCTGCGCGCCGCCGGTCGCCGCCGCGACCAGCGCCTCGGCCGCGGCGATCTCGCGCGCCGAGGGCGCGAAGGCGGCGTTGCACGGATCGACCTGCAACGGATGGATCAACGTCTTGCCGTCGAAGCCGAGCCGCCGCCCCTCGCCCGCCTCGACCGCGAAACCCGCCGCATCGTCGATCGCATTATAGACGCCGTCGAAGCACCACACCCCGCCGGCCCGCGCCGCGAGCACGATCGCCTGGATCGCATGGCTCATCGCGCCGCGATCCATCCCATCGGGCAGCTTCAATTCGTGCGCAAGGTCGTTGAGCCCCGCGATCAGCCCGTGCGTCGCGGGGTCGGCGGCGATATCGCGCGCGGCATAGATCGCCGCCGGCGTCTCGATCATCGCGAACAGCGGCAGGCCGAGCGCACGCGCCGGATCGAGGTCGGACGGCGCGTCGACCTTGGGCAGCACCACCGCATCGAGCGCCAGCCCGGCAAGCGCCGCGAGGTCATCCGCCTGATGCTCGCTTCCGGTGCCGTTGATCCGCACCGCGACGCGCTTGCCCTCAAAGCCCGCCGCTACCGCCGCGCGCATCGCCGCGCGCGCTTCGCCCTTGCGATCGGCGGGGACCGCATCCTCAAGGTCGATGATCAGCAGGTCGGCGGCAAGCCCCCGCGCCTTTTCGAGCGCGCGGGCGTTCGAGCCGGGGACATAGAGCAGCGAGCGCGGGGCAAAGTCGGTCATGCGCTTTTCTGTGGCGCAGCCGCCGCATTGCCGCAATAAGGAAGGCGGTCGCAGATGTTCATTTTGCAAGAGGGGATGATCGATGGAATTTGCGCTTGCACTCGTGGTGCTGGCTCTGGTGTTCCTGGTCTGGGCGCTGACGCCGGTCCGGCAGGGCTATGCTTATACGATCGAACGCTTCGGCCGCTACACGCACACCGCACAGCCGGGGCTGAACTTCATCATGCCGATCTTCGACCGCGTCGGTCGCAAGGTCAACATGATGGAGCAGGTGCTCGACATTCCGGGGCAGGAGATCATCACCAAGGATAATGCGATGGTCGCGGTCGACGGCGTCGTCTTTTTCCAGGTGCTCGATGCCGCCAAGGCCGCCTATGAGGTCAGCGATCTTTATCTGGCGATCATGAACCTGACGACGACGAACCTGCGCACCGTGATGGGGGCGATGGACCTCGACGAAACGCTATCGAAGCGCGACGAGATCAACACCCGCCTGCTGCACGTCGTCGACGATGCGACGACGCCGTGGGGGGTCAAGATCACCCGCGTCGAGATCAAGGACATCCGCCCGCCCGCCGACATCTCGAACGCCATGGCGCGGCAGATGAAGGCCGAACGCGAAAAGCGCGCCAACATCCTCGAGGCCGAAGGCATGCGCGCCTCCGAAATCCTGCGCGCCGAGGGCGAAAAGCAGGGTCAGATCCTGCAGGCCGAGGGCCGCCGCGAAGCCGCCTTCCGCGACGCCGAAGCGCGCGAGCGCGAAGCCGAGGCCGAAGCCAAGGCGACGCAGATGGTGTCGGACGCGATCGCGGGCGGCAATGCCCAGGCGATCAATTACTTCATCGCGCAGAAATATGTCGAAGCGATCAGCCAGTTCGCGACCAGCCCGAAC
This window contains:
- a CDS encoding M28 family peptidase, whose protein sequence is MKILPFRAVIAAATLIAIAPATYAKDADAPVTEAELADHIRILSSDAFEGRGPGTEGEDRTIAYVVGEWAKAGLEPVPGSATPWLQGVPLIETQATGGTATFRVGGGELAFDADGIVLTGRDASVSLAGVPVVFVGYGVDGAGRVNADVKGKLAIMLFDSAPFGDTLPRYRERRQMLADAGAAGVLVIATDAVPWPQLRDAAGGKVTRLASAKSGAPVTGFLSPAAADTLFRKAGQNGAALREAAQAGDYRGAALSATADIRATATVRSYESNNIIAKLPGAKPDGKAVLFLGHWDHLGICAPDDPKDRICNGAIDNASGIAVLIEVAKRLAGGARPDRDIYFMATTSEEKGLLGARWFADHPVVPLADIIVALNIDTIAISPRGTPVATIGRGKPAYDAVVRAVAETLGRKIDDDGEADSFLQRQDGWALGAKGVTALMVGGSFSDMPLLEKFLGSDYHEPADAFSDKIPLGGAAEDADLHVALGRAFADTRRWAGDAK
- a CDS encoding HpcH/HpaI aldolase/citrate lyase family protein → MTDFAPRSLLYVPGSNARALEKARGLAADLLIIDLEDAVPADRKGEARAAMRAAVAAGFEGKRVAVRINGTGSEHQADDLAALAGLALDAVVLPKVDAPSDLDPARALGLPLFAMIETPAAIYAARDIAADPATHGLIAGLNDLAHELKLPDGMDRGAMSHAIQAIVLAARAGGVWCFDGVYNAIDDAAGFAVEAGEGRRLGFDGKTLIHPLQVDPCNAAFAPSAREIAAAEALVAAATGGAQRHEGRMIEDMHVAAARALLERAGRK
- a CDS encoding SPFH domain-containing protein, whose product is MEFALALVVLALVFLVWALTPVRQGYAYTIERFGRYTHTAQPGLNFIMPIFDRVGRKVNMMEQVLDIPGQEIITKDNAMVAVDGVVFFQVLDAAKAAYEVSDLYLAIMNLTTTNLRTVMGAMDLDETLSKRDEINTRLLHVVDDATTPWGVKITRVEIKDIRPPADISNAMARQMKAEREKRANILEAEGMRASEILRAEGEKQGQILQAEGRREAAFRDAEAREREAEAEAKATQMVSDAIAGGNAQAINYFIAQKYVEAISQFATSPNAKTILFPVEATQLIGTLGGIGELARDALERKDA